TGATGTTGCGTGCAATAGACAGTTCTGGTCATGTCTGGTTTCCAAATGCCCCGCATTCCGAAGCCGTTGATGTGTTCATCACGTCACATGGAGCAGGCCGAGCACCCAGATTTTCCATCGTGTGGATCCACAGATagaaagcagcagcagcggcgaggCAGCTGGGATGGATCGCTGAGCGAAAACTATATGCTACCCATGAATGGTACAATCGAAGCCTTTGGGGAATCCAAAAACTAAAAAGAGGCGAACGATTGGAATGAAGGATCGGAGAAGTTTGGGAGATGCAAAGGTGCATCCATGCATGTATAAAAGAGATGGAAGTATGACACGTGGATTTTGTTAGGCTATGGAGTCATGGTGAAGCGCACAACTGAAAAAAAGTTGAGCAGCAGGTCTAAATTGTCACTGGCTGGTAGTAACTCACTCTAAATGTTACACTTTCAAGTCGATATGTGGGCCCATCTCAACAGCTTCACGTGCAGACATTTGGGCTCCAAAGGATCAGCTGTTCTACACAAACCGTAGATCTCTAGGTAAAGTCATACCCTCAAACCTTTACATATGCTTAGCTTTTGCATACGAATTCAAAGGAGAGAAGATCTAGGTCAGTTTAGTTGCTTGTTTGAGTTAAGAGAAGACACGGAGAAGGCAAAAGGTTTGTTTTCACGATCGTTCAAGAGACTAGTGACAACTGCAATCTTGAGAACGGACTCATTCTGCACCAGCACCAACATCACAATGATTTCCAGCGAATTACTAGATGGCTGTACACTTTTTTAAGTTATTTATAAGAGCATATTTGAAACTAATGAATTTGTCCTCTTGGATCCTTTTTGCGAGGTACTACTTTATATATACTCTAAGTTTGTTCCCTCGGTTTGTCTAACAAATGGTCCTAGCTATTACATTGCGAAATTTTGGTCAGCTTTCCTTGTGTTATTCGGACATTATGATTTTTCTATATCTCTGGTTAAAAAAGTTCAACTCTTTTTCTTCAGAAAAAATAACCGGACGCTGTATATCCATTCTTTTGCTGGTGACTACATAATCGGAATTGGCTTGTATTGAGCACAGGATGCAAGCTGTTACGTGTGAATCAAGTGACCACAGGAGGCCCTTACAGCTCCTATTGAGAAGGGACATGTCTCTCCAATGTCATTCATTTTATCTTGaattatgtttttttctttgcaaaacACAGTACAATCACAAGCGCTCAATGGACTCATATATGCACACCCTGCACGTATATTACCTACGTGAGCCCGCACTAATACTTACGAGAGATGGACAACTAGATCTTGAGATACCACTAAAAGAAGTAGCCATATCAATGAGACGCATAGGATGTTAAACATAAGCTTTTCAGTCCTCAACAACAAAACCGATCACTTTTAATTCGACCCTCAACCGTTCACACCCTATAAAATTTCATATTAGCTGCAAGAATCTAGCTAATATGAAATTTGCGAAAAGTACTTTTTTGCAAGATGATTATGGATTACGGAGAGCAAATTCATGCTTGAAGCCCTGCTCTGCAACTGTAGATTACATTATGGGAAACGTTTGTATTTTATTGTTATGTAATCTAACAACTCGATCCGTTTCTCCATTTGAGTACCTCTGTTTTATGCTCGTCAAGATTGAGTTCAATGTCGACAACTTCCTGGTGCAGTGAAATGCATGGACAGTTGGGACACATCTTGATATCTTTCTGAATCTTCAAGATGACCGAATACACACAAGTAGATAGAGGCGCTCTTCAAAAATACACACAACAGTTGTGCAAAGCTTCTATCAGTGGTTTCGTAAATACAAAGGAAGAGAGCTTCAATTCCTCCATGGCTCCTACACCAATTTACCCGATACACCAATTACTAGTAGCCAATGTCTGCATCTCCGATGACAGGGAGAACCATGTCCCCACGTCGAAGTCGATCTCGTGTGCCTGGAGCCCTGGACAGCCCATGTGCCTGCCGGAGGACGTGCCCGGCCTGCCGTTCCCCAATTTGCTGGAGTGCATCATGCCCCAGAGGCCGGCCACagcaccggccgccggcgcccaacGGCTGGCTGTTGAAGTTTCTTTTGTGGCCATGTCCGATTCCTGAGTGCCACACTTTCCAAGCAGCTCGTTTCTTGATCACACACAGAACAGGACGCAGCTAGCACCATGATGCTTCAGCTTGTGGATCCGCTGGTTGAAAGCTTTGGCGACTGTAAAGAAGCCGGTTGGGATTTAAGGTCTCTCGCAAGTAGGGAGGCGAAATATGCTAGATGTGATCCGGTTATATAGTAATTACCAGTCCACCTACATGCACTTTTCCATGGATGGCAGATGGCACATTGGCACGCAGAAGCCTTCACAAAGCCCTGGCAACGATGATGATGAGGGAGAAGCTTACGGGATTTGGGAGGCAAGCAAAGGTGCATAAATAGGGTAGAAATGTGTGCATTGAGCACAAACATTTTGTTAGGGTAACAAGTCATGGTGCGCCAGTGCGGCACATGCCAAGAAGTTGAGGAGCATGTTTGCATTGGCTCGCGAGTAATTCACAAGAGGCTTGCTCATAGCTGGCTGTACTTACCATCATTCATCAACATCATATTATTGGCTATGTGCCGTCGTAGTAGAGGCCGGAGAcatttccattttctaaaaaaatcaacGTCATGTTAAATGCACCTTTTTTACTTGCAGCAACAGGGTTGCGGATCATCATGTTGCCCCGTGCCCTAATCTGACCATGAATAACACCTCTTCCTCCAATAAAATCTCAGCTGGAATAAGAGCTAAAGCATGGAAATGAGAAATTGGTTGAACTGCTCAGCACAGTGCAGTCCGTTTCTAATGCAACTCTCTCTCATGTGTCCGTGTGCGTGGGCTGTGTGGTTCCGAAGGTTGAGGCCTGGTGTATATATGCCGACATCGTTTGAGAAACTCACGGACAATCTCACCATCCTTTTGGACTTGAGCTAGGGATAGCCTTTCTAGACTGTGTAGCAAAACTCCGTCTCTGAGCCACTTAAGTTCTTATGAAATTCGTAATGCGAGGAGGGAACCATGAGCTGCAAACAGGTTAACAGGGCATGATTTTTTCCCTTCTTGTTTTGAGATACAGGGCATGATAAATTTACAGTTCCAGCTGACAATGATCGTGCCTAACTTAAACATAGCTTAAACAATTCCAAACTGAGATTATTCTAATTCCATGAGGATCAATTATTTCACGGAATGTATACCACCTCAGACCCTGTTTGGATAGTAGTGAATTGAAGTAGAATGGGAGGGATTGGACGGGCATTTTAGACTCAATCCTCTTCGTTCTACTCCAGTACCTttctatccaaacaagccctcaCAGATGTGCCGCGCGTATTAACAATTTGGGTTTTTTAGTGAATACTGACACGGTAGGGTTGGAGGCCGATGGGTAGGGCTGGTCGTTGGTTCCGTCGTGTCTGATTTCCCGATGCAGGGCATTCTGAAACCGTAAATGCATCCATCACGTCGCATGGAGAACCCAGATGCTGCAACGTGTGCATCCACCAGTGGAAAGCTTCGGCAGCGCCAAGGAAGCTGGTTGTTATGGATCACGGAGTGGAACAATATGTATTCACATCAATTAATCTCTCAACCCGTGAATGGCACGACCAAAGTCTTTGGAGAATTTCAAAGTAAGAAGTGGTGAACACTCCGAGTGACAACCATACCCGGCAATGATGGCTTTACAATTCCAAACAGGAGGTCAACGTAACCTCATGAGGATCAAGCATGCCACACAACTATTCACTGTCAAAACAAGGTGCGTTGACATGTTTGGCCAGGTCTTCCCTTCAAGATGGCTGCGCGTTCGATCTGAAACACGTGGAGGACGTCATTGATTGGGTGATTGTACAACAATTCTGGTGCTTGACTTGCTGCATGTAACATTAGGAGGGTATGGCCTGTATTAACCGCTAAGCATATGAGTTGTATTCTGCCGATGTTTAATCGACGCACTCGACCTGGTTCTCCATTTGGGTTCCTCTGTTTTAAGCTCAAAATCAATATCATATATATTTTAATTTCTTCAACGACAGCAACATGCTATACCTGCAATGAAATGCATCATGAAAATCATTCTGAATAATTGAATTATCAATATGATGAACGCACATGCACACAGGAGAAGGAAAGGTACAGATATGCAAAGCTGTGATCAAGCCTGCCACACAACTAAATGCATGCAATGTGGCAACTTAGCCTCCACTTTAGATCCTGTGCAACTACACAAGCACATCAGAATTAGGTGACACCGACTCGTCGTCGTACATCAAGATGTTGCCGGGCCGCATGTTGCCATACTTTTGGGTTGTGACTGCTGTTTCGTGCCATCAATGGAGACAGTCATATCGGATTTCCCCATGCCTCACATTCCCATGCAATTCATTCATTCATCACAAGGAGCACACAGATACTCCCATGATGGCCAAAGCCTTTGGAAAATCTCAAGGACAAGAAGGGATGAACAATTGGGCTTGAAGGGAGAAGAGCATTTTTGAGGAGACAAAGGCGCATTTGTAAATAGAGTGGCATGCAGTTGAGAGATTCACTAGTAAATACTAACATTTTGTTAGGCTAGCTGTATGGAACAATATGAGTACTCCCATGGGCATCCAACTGTAATTGTtagtttttaatattttttctttaaaaagcAATCGGTTGTTGATTCTGATGTAAAATTTGCTGGTTACGTAGTCAGAATAAGCTGGTACGCCCGCGCATACATCAGGCTTCCAGCTTCAGAACCACACGGTAACTACTAACTAAGCACTTCTTTTCGGGAACTTTCAGTGACAACACGAGTGCAGATGAAGGGGAATTGAAGGAGGTGGCACGCTCTGGCAGCTCTCGTTCTTCCTCAAGCTTCTTCCCCTTCCGGTTCTTCTGCTCCTCTGACAAGCTCTGGTTGCTACCCCGCTAATCCCAACTCGCCAGGTCACGCACTGGTGTAGATGAAGTTCTCGACGGAGAGAATCCGGCCGCCTCACCATAGCCAATGTTGTCTGCTTGGACAGCCCACGCGCCCACCCGAGGCCACGCCCAGTCCACCGTTCCCATGCCCAACCATGTCCGAGCAGCGGCCTTCCGCACCGAGCGCCCCGTTGCTGGCTGAGCATAGCCTCAACGTTGCCATGTCTGATTCCCAGATGCCACGCATTCCAAGCAGTTCGCGTGTTGGTCACACAGAGCTACACCATGATGCTTTGTCGTTTGGATCTGGATCCGCCTTTTGAAAGCTTCAGCGACGGTAAAGAAGCCGGCTGGGGTGGAATGACTTTCACAGATAGGAGGAGAAATATGCTAAACATGTATGTGATCCAATAGATGGCACGACCAAAGCCTTTGCAAAGCAAAATCTTGGCAACAAGAAGAGAGATGCACAATTAGACATTGGCGAGTGAGAAGAACACCGAATGCAAGATGCATAAATAGGATGGAAATGTGACATGCATTTTTTTGAATATAAAGATTATGTTAGGCTACGAGTCATATTGCAGCACATGGCAAAGTGTTCAGCAGCAGGTCTGCCTCGTGAGTAACTCACCATAGGCCTGCTCATGGCTGGCTGTACTCATCctcaccttcttttttttttgtctcgcAACGACAGTTGAGTATCATCATATATTCTTGTTGCCTCAATCCCTTTTCTGACAATGAATAACACTTATCATTCAAATAAATCTACAGTTAAGGTCAACTCCCATGAGTGCTCGCAAGTCTGTTCAGCTTCTGTCAATGCTCACTAAAATGATCACTTATTATTAGTGAGTCCAAATGATGAGTTGTTTCTTACATTGAAAAGTAGACTTGATTAGCTTTCCAACCATGTGTATCATGCACCTCAAAACATCACttgttggtatatacttagacGAGAAGTTGAAGCACTGTGTAACCCATCGTGTGATTCTGGTAACCCATCTCAGTGTGCGAAGCAACCTTGTTTTCCTTCATGTAATCCCTTCTTTCCTTGGCATAACCCTGCTCATCTTAGGAAGTGTTCTCCAGGTAACCATCAATGTCCTCCATGTAATCCTTCTCCAAGAGAGTAACCTTCATCTTCTCATATGTAAACCTAAGCAACACCAATGTAGAATGTTTCTTAGCTCGGCTACATATAATTAGTCTAAAGTTTACTTGTTCACTTGGTTGGGTTATGTCTTTTATGATAGCTTTGTCATGAGTTTGCATATCATGTTCTTGGTTTACATGGTATATATGGTGCACGGCGGCTGGGATTGTCTCATCAAATATACTATCAGGGTCTTTGCGCTTGCGATGAAACAGATGTTGACATATAAATAAAATGGATCCTAGCATAAACGTAGAATACAGCTCGCCGTTCCTTCTAGAAAAATAGGTGTGACAAATTTGTTGCTATCTACATTAGGCGGATTTGGTTTGCATGGACCAATAAGCAAACGCTCTGTGCGTTGATGTGTAACCCAACAACCGAACAACACACTCAATCTATTTTACCATTGAGATCCTCTCTTTTGCATTTCCTTCTCTGACGGCATCAACATGTCATGCAGGTGCAACAAAAACAACTAATAAAATAGTTCAAGAATTAAATTTTAGGATGATGAATACACGCAGGGAAAGAGAGGTACAGTTAATACAATGCTCAATCTTTCCACTCCTTCACGGCTGCATAATCCTTCTCCAGGGCCCATTTAATTAATCAACACAGAAATAACATGCAAACGTCTTTATTGTTGCTGTGTAAACTCAATGTGTTTCACCATCGAAGTTCCTTTGTTTTGCACTCAAAATTGAAAACATTTTCAATGATGACAACATGTATGCAAATCCAATGAAATGTAGCACGAAAATTGTTTCAAGAATCGATTTTTTGAGATGGTCAAATTAAGCAAGATAGAAGAGCAATACTGTCATAAACGGCTCGGTTTCTTAAATTTAATAGAGCTTCCATTCTTCCAGAATCCTATAAGCTAGCTCCTATACGACAACCCCACACAAATGAACTGAGGGAGGGCCATGAACTCATTAGTAGTATCCAGTGTCTCAAGTCTCCTTCAGTTACTGTGATGTCTAATTTCCTAATGCCGCACATTCCGAAAGTTGATACGTTCATCACGTCACATGGAGCACCCAGATGCTAGGTCTTGTGGATGATCCACCAGTGGAAAGCTCCGGTAGTGGCAAGGAATCCGGCTGGTATGGTTTGCTGAGCGAAAATTATATATGCATTAACATCAATCTTCCTACCCATGAACACGCCCAAAGCCTTTGGAGAATCTCAAAATAAGAAGTGGTGGACAATGCTATGTGAGGGTGAAGCTGGGGGAGACAAAGGCATGCATGTATAAATAGAGTGCAGTGTGATATGCAGTAGTAATGAACACTAACATTTTGTTAGGCTGTGGACTCATGAGGAAGCACATGGCAAAAACCACTAGGTATTACTAACTCACAATACTCTCTGCAAGAGAGTCTGATAAGACCATGACTTGCAAATGGGGCATGATAAACCTATGGTTCCGATTGACAGAGCGGGCCTACGTAGACGTGAGCAAGGACACATGTTATCTCTCAAATTTTTTATGCTAAGTTAACCAATAAATTTTCACCATGTTTAAGCTTTCTAAATTTAGTTGCTCTTAAGGTGTGTAAAAGATATAGGCAGGGGCATCACTGCTGACTTCGGTCAAACAGAGATTTGCATAGGTCTATCATGCCAAGTGACAATAAACAACCATGCCCCACCATGATAGCTTTACATTTCTAGACAAAGTGCCAACCTAATTTCGTGAGGATCAAGCATGCTACACGTCAGGTGATTAATTGTCTCTCCACACATATGCCGCAACAATGCACCACAGTTGCTTAGTTGATTCTAAGACTCTCCTCGGTCATCATGGTGGTCTTCGCCATGTTAGATGTTGCTACTGTTCCCTGAGTTTGTCAGATTTGTTCGCATCTAATTTCCCAATGCCACACATTCCAAAGCAGATTCACTCTAGCGTGGACAAGAATATTGCAGAGTGGATTGGGAGATCTAAACGACAAAAAGAGATGAAGAATTGCTTAAACATGCCTGTGTGTAGCCAGTGTGCTCTTCATTGCTTGTCACATTATTAGATGCCATAGTCCAAGATGTGCGGCCAAGTCTTCCCTCAAGAAGGATGCGCGTCCCATCCAGGAACACGTGGAGATCAGTAGAGGGGCAAATGCATTTCAGCCACTCGTGGTTGACTGATTGTACGGCAATTTTGGAGCTGAATTTGCCACGGGGCAGTTCTGCTCTGTATTGTGCTGATTTGAAATTCAACAATGCACTCGATCCGCTACATATGGCTATAGTGTTAGAGGAGGGAGGCTGCTGCCTGACGGGGAGGAGATTAATTGCCAATGGCTTAGAAAAAGGTATGGGGAGGTAGGGAATTGAAGATCAGTGGTGATGGCGAGATGGCAGCAGCACTGCATGGTTGATCGCTGGACGTTAAGGCAAGAACATTGGTGTTGTGTAATATGCAGTCTCATTCATTGCCAAATGATATTAAATAGACAATGGTGAGTTGCCTCGAAAAAGAAATATTACGAGTTGCATCATTGCATGAAAACAATTCATCCAATGGTAAGGGAGTGAGTGATCCCATAATCCAAAATTTTGCTTCGTCAGACAACCACTTTGTTGTTTTCTCATCTCCCTTTCTCTTTTCcatatcatcaaaaatcctacttGGAATTGCATAAGACAACTTATGACTGCTTACTTTTAAGGGCGATAGATGGCAGCATGAGTGAATGTGATGGTGGGGACATTGTCACGGAAAAGGGTAGAGCAGGGCCTAACGCCATAGGATTTGGCCACGAGGGAGAAGACAAACAGTACTGATTGGAGATTATGGATGACGCTTTGATCGTCCTATGCAGATCCAATGGTTGAGTTTGGTagctaaagaaaaaaatacaaaactaAAGTACCTGATCACTAATAACATCACCATTTTATATCTACAATGACGGCAACCGTACAAGTGCAACGAAATGAAATAGTGAAAATTGTTCTGAATATTTGAGTTATCAATAATGTACAAGAGGTACAAATATGCAAATAAAGCTTCAATCAAGCTAGCCACACAGTTAAATAAATGACATGGAACGCTGCAATTTCTGATTAGCCGCTGATCTCCTCATCAGATCATGTGTAACAACACAGGCATTGTAGGATTAGACGCTGTCGACTCATCGTAGGATACCAAGGTTGTGCTGAGCCGCTGATCGCCACACTTGCGGGAGGTGTCTGCTGTTTCGTGACATGGATGGGTTTGGTCATGTCTGGTTTCCCCATGCCGCTCATGCCGAACTAGTTCGTGCATTCATCACATGGAGCATGCAGATGCTCCCACGATCTAATTAAGGGTTTGGAAAATTTCAACAAGAAGGGATAATAAACTGGCTTGAGGGAGAAGCACAGGGAAGGAGACAAAGATGCATGTATAAATAGAGTGGAAGTTGATATGCAGTACTGAACACTAACATTTTTGGCTATTGAGCCATTTGGTGCAACACATGGTAGAAAGTTCAGCAGCAGGTCTGGTACGCCACTGGATCGGATAGTAGTAACTCGCAATAGTAATTGCGCCTAGCAAGCTGGCTTTACTGATTAAAGTCTGAATTCTGAAGTGGTTTGCTGGAAAGCATGTAGCAGACTTCACCTTGGTTAGTTTTATTATGTTATGGTCAATTTATTACTCCGATGTACGGATATTTTTTCTTATAAAATAGAATAACCTGTTGTTATAATTGACACATATCGAGATTTCAAGTATTGAAAGTGAAACTTCCATGGATATTTTGACCCAGGCTGAGAGCaaatttttgagaaaattgGAAAGCCTAATACATCAAAACTGATTTGAGAACGAGTTTTGATAGATTATTCCAACTCAAAATTGGGGCAAGACCTCCgatccccaccctataaatataaagagaCGTGACTGAATGAAACATAAGAAATTCCAATCATGTGGGAGTATCCAATTTATCTAAAAAGTGAGCTCTCAGGTTAGACTAAAATGTATTATATTGGAAGTTCTTGGGTTGGAGGATTCAACCAAAAATAGAGCTCTTGGGTTGGATGGTTTTACCTTGTGTTTCTTATCCTCTTTTCCTACACTTTCTCAAACCTCTATTGATGTTCATCTTTCATCTCTACAGTGGAAGAGAATGCCAATATTTGGATATGTTGGCGTGCACCCCATTTAGAATGAGCGTTCGATAGAGTTTCGGGGATATTGGAAGTTTCAATCCTAGATCAAAAACTCCGATTTGCATTTGAGGTGCTCAAGTGTGACCGACGTAAGACGCTTTTTCACATCAACACGGATAACAAATCATGATACTGAATTTGCTCACGAATACATCAAGCGAATTTTCGGCTTGCATTGAACACAGGAGCAAAACATGTGTATTGTTGCAGTGTAAAACTCGATCCGTTTCTCCATCTgaatttccttttctttgttcTCGAAATTGAAAGCATTTTCAATTACGACAACATGCATGCAGGTGCCACGAAAATGAACCATGAAAATCGTTTCATGGATTGAATTTTCAAGATGGTGAAAAATCGCAAGAGTGAAGAGCAATATAATGTCGAACACGGCTTCCATTCCTATCAGAGTGAAAGTACAACAGAGCTTCCATTCCTCCATAGTCCTATCAGCTGCTACACGCCTACACAAGCCCCCACACAAACGAAATGAAGCAGGCGCAGAAATGAACTACGGGAGTCGGCCGATCCAAATCGGGGTCCGTATCCAAACGATCGCTGATGCATCGGCCAAATATTGGCCTGGCAGTTTGGGGCCGGGCATCCAAATGTACCCATTGTGCATACATCTCGTTTTCCTCTTTCTGTATCAAGGGTGACAAACTCTGAATATTTTCGCCAAAACAGAAGAACTGTCGAATTGGCTACACGATACAACATGCATGTCAGATCAAGAGAGCCTGAAAAAGGTTAAGACCATGCCATGAAAAATGATCAAATTATTTCCAATTATGCCAGCTGTGTCATTGAACATCCATTGGTCAGTCAATCAGTCAAGAGTCTTGATCTGTATATGCGCTTTCTGGAGGAATCGTTTATGGAAAGCAGGAAAGGAAACAGTATGGTTTTTATAGCTAATATAGTAATTTGTACGAGTTaggatgaaaaagaaaattaccGCTAATAAATAGAGCTATCTGGTTCTAGaactttttttctgaatttattcaGGGTCACTTTTCAATAATAACAGAAAAAATAAGACCGGTTTAAAACATCATCTATTCTTGACTGGAGGTAGTGATAAAATAACAACAAAAACATCAAAGTCCTCTCAGTCACGGACAAAGAAGATTGCCCCTGTTTTTGACCGCTACCCCGTTGGTAGTCCATGCAATTTTATAACGAGTGCTCCACGTCACAAGATAAGCCTAGTCACATAGCCATTGGCATTCGATTAAGGAGTATTAACAACCAACAACTGTGGTGATAATGTTTGTGAGGTAATGGCTGGCCCCACCGAGCCCAACGAAGCAAGAGATGGCGTGCggcggaaaaaaaaacattagcgGCGTGTTGTGATGTTGCCCCCATATTCTTATGATTGGACTTCTACTGTATTATAATTAATGTATCATGCTAAGTGCACTCTTGTGTATTCTCCAAAAGAGCAAACGCTTTTGAGACCACAAGTTAAAATTTAACTTTCCAAaacagggaaaaaaagagaggccCTTTCGCcgccccgggggggggggggggggggggggggggggggtgagacCCATTCATGAATAATCTGATTGCATCAATCTTTTGTTGCTAAACCGCAGCTAATGGTCCAAGTTTAAAAAGTTATACTTAGGAGTAGGACAAACCTAAAACTATATATATTTGTGATTGGAGGGGATACTAATTGTCAAATTAAAAAATTGACTTAGAATTAAGAAAAATAGACTTACACTTAGTGAAGGTAGTATATTCGAAATGAAATAAATAGCAGAAAATATCCAGGTAGTTATAAAGTATTGACAATAGTAATGGAACAGTAGATGCATTCAAATCAAGCCCTTAATGTGCCTTTTCTGTATGCATATTTACTTGTAAAAGATGCTATTTCCTTTGACATGAACAGGCCAGCAACAACCCAACCCTCGGGGTGCACCAAGCCTGACCTGCAACCAAAATAATTGACAGCTTTGGCCTTTTCCCACATATGATTGACATCTCCACCCTGCTCCTCTTCCATCAACAATTATGTGctgccaagtaccaacacctTCCTTGTTTGAGTCCTACAATAAAATGGCAGTTGTAGGTGCTGCCATGTCCATCTTCTATATATGTATTCTTCTCAGCCTAGTGGAGGCCCCATTTGTAGTTTGGTGAACACCTTCCTTTCCTCACTAGAAACCAAAATGGCAGCCAGGATGCCTTGCCATCATCAcccttcttccacctcctcctccatggccaTGATCAGCCCATGGTCTGGCACAAGGAAGTCGGCCTTCAGGTTCAGCACCTCTGCTCATGGCAGCAGTTCTTCATCAAACCTCTCCTTTACTGCTGTGACAGACAAGAAGAAGGTATGCGTGTCGCAGCAGTTCTTCATTGAAAATTTGACATGCAGGGATACATGATCAAGGAGGTATGCGTAGTGGTTTGATCTTGTTCTAATCTGGTCCTGTAATTGGTAGGTTTATGAGGAT
Above is a genomic segment from Setaria viridis chromosome 4, Setaria_viridis_v4.0, whole genome shotgun sequence containing:
- the LOC117854118 gene encoding uncharacterized protein, which produces MYSSQPSGGPICSLVNTFLSSLETKMAARMPCHHHPSSTSSSMAMISPWSGTRKSAFRFSTSAHGSSSSSNLSFTAVTDKKKVYEDQLRGIICYRDDNGEMICEGYDEGPRLGIRLPEKACFPWPVGIQVTDFIQLATLQVFEDVDVLQLKDDQKRNL